cttgttatttattattaagcctTCATATGTATCCTTAAAATGATAGCATTTGGTATTATCACCGGAAAACGATGGTATCTTTATTgctggtaaattaaaataatcgttGTGTGATTCGACTAAAGTTTCGTTATTGTCATGGATTGTACTCAAATGCGGTTCTTGTTTGACTTGACTTAATAATCCTATGCCTAATATTGTTTCAAAACGggaaaataaattacgataaagaTCTTCAAAATCGATTCTATAAGATGTACGGTCAGCTATGTCTTCTATTTCTAATttactttgaataatattaaaatcctttAGAATGCCCGGTAATCTCTGGTATTTTGTATACAGTAACTGGGTATTGGAATGGTTTTTGGAATCATCTAAAAATCTGTTGATTCTGGTTAAGCCACCTTTAATTAGGCCTCTTTGTTTAAtaagtttggattttttttttacttgtttaaatattgtcagtTCAAccttacttcattattaaaaaagtgtaatgaactttatttttggtgtaaagtCAGGACCAAACGGGCCTGGGTCTCATATATCTGTTGTATgtcatgttctaggcttctcactgtgtggaaaaatgccacatgccacatgccattgctatccctatgatttgaagGGAACCCAAAAATCATTCttttgactgttatttctgcttaacaaacaataaagggattacatcaaaacCAAAACACTGCGAAGAACTGACCATActaaagcctccagaacatgtgacattagatgaagggagctcagagtctggtggaagtaaaaaagaaaaataaacatattcaggtgatacaacttatgaacaagcatttcatctgagcctcatttactgactcaagaaaattttaacgaactcataaaaaatttaaagtatccaaaaaacagtctggaatgcttgcttcccggctaaaaggatggaatcttcttcaaaagaatacaaagatatgtagcatttatcgtaatcatcattcttaatttaaagtctatttgtctgaagaaaatgccttagtgttttgtaatgacatttcttctcttatgcagACACtctgtaatgaacataacccaacagaatggcgtttgtttataGATTCctgtaaagttagtttaaaagctgtgcttctgcataatggcaataaattcccatcagtacctgtggcccattctgctactatgaaagaaacttatgaaaactttaaatctatATTGGAAAAGCATCAATATGCAGTTTCTAAATGgagtatttgtggtgatttgaaagtgattgcatttattcttggtTTGCGGCTTGGTTACATAAACTACTGATATTTATTGTGTGAACGGGATAGTAGggacataaaaaaaacattttattagaaatgaacagCCTAAGCCCAtggcctaaaaatgtgtatctacctttgttacatatcaaactaggattaatgaaaaattttgtcaaggacatggacaatactcctggttcatATACctaaaacagaagttttctaaaattatctgtgaaaaaactaagaaattgtTTAGAGAAAGCTGATGCCCTCCATGGCTTCAAAAAggcaattttttggttaaaaaatattggcatttcaatatattctactaattttcagatttatatcatgcagtactattattactattgtataatcattttattataattacgattgtaatttaaaacacatgaaaaaaagattctaatcaatgagtactgaaaaaccttagagaaatggcataaaaccacattaaaaatcccAAGGAACCCTCAAAATTCTCATTAATACCACACTAAAAACTATACATGATGTACAGATCTTGGAAGAGTAGCCTCATGGCTGTTAACAAAGACCAATAGGAATGGTATTacgaagtaaaatatttcttgcgtttattatttctatgttttatggatGTTTTAACAGCAATAATATAACATGCTGTCTGTTGGGAGGTGGTAAACAGTTTGTtatgttacagaatttgttatggGTGTGCCACATTTACATtaccataagagacacaatgaagtattttctctgaggacaacaatgttctttataaaactggtttctgagaatatattataaatttacttgcaagaatatatcagttgcatttcagtaggtttgttgtgtGATGAGAAGGAAGTATAAACCATaaagaatgtttattctttatgaaaAGCCACGAGTTTTCAGGAGTGACGTGTGACTTGTCAATTATACAATCCTACAcatactgttttatcatttcacatacagtttggcatcacttttttaagcttttaatcaaaatatctagtgTTAAACAAGAATtctaaatattaggtaaaccataaaaaggaaatgaaaatatcttacttgtctagatgttgaaagtttatcatctgtcatagcaacaggagcaatcaaatgttctgttcgctctgtttcatgcttgatttcttgtttaatactggaagataatgggtcttcatcaaaaaatgaactatcagtttgtgcatccatactctgcagcaaaacataaagtaataataataatttattattgttatataattaacagctattaaaaaaatatctatttttcttacaatgataaaataaatagattttcatagaaataattcATCCGAGTGAGTACATCTATAATAACATTCATCTGGAACCTTTCAGTATATAATCACCCATGATAGTGCCAGAAAAGGGAAATATTGTAAGCATTGGCAGTAAATTAATAgaacaatagaaaaatgtttgcgCTTAAGCACAATCAAAAttgtttggtaaaagaaacagtTGCTGGTGCAAATATAAAGAAacacatcaaccttgtttggaaacaaaattGCAGTTACATAGAATAAGGATTATTGAAACCTATAACAAAGTTTCTTGTAACTGAAAATGCTTCATAAAGGCAAGGATAGCTTTGtactcttttaaaacatttatataaacaatgttaaatgtgggtataaaatgaatatgttagtcacctttgtttaaggcatgaggcatctgctcactgtattttatttgttacgtattgtTGAACAAAATTTATCTACCATAAAATCTTAAGatgaaatttgttaaacaaagctatttttTAACCCCTTATACtccaactaataaataattttttacactataaatgaaaatatctcgTGTCAGACATGAATGCTCAATAATATGTGggctataaacagtaaataaaaacatcttcacgaacagaaaaattaaaaattcttacaataactagcttttatgtttgtaacttaaaccaaaataaagaagaaaataggttacttgtttaaaaattgtcagtTCATCATCAGTCTTGGCAAgatgtacaaacaaatattcttgttGCCCTGTTTCGTGCATGTcttcttttttaatgggcaaggataatggattttcttcaaaaactgaatcgttagtttgtgcatccatactctgcaaaaaaataaataaataaagatatattaatatccTACTACAAAAGTGTGACTTAAAATAAGCATGTTAAATGAGATATTACTGAAACGTAACATTTGATGAAGTCAAGAGCATGGATCTAACTatattgttaaagataatttaagataTGTTATGTATAAAAGTGGGTTTTAAAGCACTAAAATGCATCGGTTATGTATGGAAATGATTTGCTATacaaattatctatatttataactaacaccaCATGAAAACCAGAGTTTTATGGTATAACTGAATTTCTAAATCTCCCAAAAATATACAGTAGAGGTCAAggttttttattacctaaaatgatacaattttttgcaaaagaaaacctttcttttgcaaaagaaaaaaaactatatgctATGTATATAGACTATGATGCTAAATTAAACAAGGattattgcatgtttttaaagtactaGTGGAAATCAATtcagttgtattataaaaaaatttaattattagagaatcaaaaaattttcagaagaaaaaacataattaatgagtTAAGAagccagtaacataaaataaggaTATATATTCCATGAGCTATTAGAAGAACACGAGTCAAAAGTGAGTATCCTAACCTGACTCTAGTTATAACTTTGTCACACAAGCATCTTGGGCTGACAAACGCCAGAGTTGATGGTTATCGATTAGCATAATATGACATGACATCTCAATGTTATACTGTGTTTTTAAC
Above is a genomic segment from Lycorma delicatula isolate Av1 chromosome 12, ASM4794821v1, whole genome shotgun sequence containing:
- the LOC142333414 gene encoding uncharacterized protein LOC142333414 isoform X1, translating into MDAQTNDSVFEENPLSLPIKKEDMHETGQQEYLFVHLAKTDDELTIFKQSMDAQTDSSFFDEDPLSSSIKQEIKHETERTEHLIAPVAMTDDKLSTSRQVLFLNEFILERLKLIRK
- the LOC142333414 gene encoding uncharacterized protein LOC142333414 isoform X2; its protein translation is MDAQTNDSVFEENPLSLPIKKEDMHETGQQEYLFVHLAKTDDELTIFKQSMDAQTDSSFFDEDPLSSSIKQEIKHETERTEHLIAPVAMTDDKLSTSRQA